One window from the genome of Rufibacter tibetensis encodes:
- a CDS encoding c-type cytochrome — MFKKILKWTCLVLGSLVLLGLLFYFYASFTVAQRMERKYSFAPENIEITQDSALLNKGAHLAVIKGCTDCHGTNLAGKVMMNDKALGRLVSSNLTKGEGGLPANYSTSDWVRALRHGVGQDGLPLLFMPSHETTLLSEQDMAAIIAYCQNLAPVNNPLPVSDLGPVTKVMTYFDKMPLLSVEKIDHTKPMVANVENVEGAAFGKYLAVSCTGCHHANLQGGDPVAPGFPPVPNITRSGHVGNWTIAQFIQTLRTGKTPEGKVLSNDNMPWKMTAQYTDKELASIYEYCQSIQ, encoded by the coding sequence ATGTTTAAGAAAATTCTGAAATGGACCTGCCTGGTTCTGGGTTCCCTTGTCTTGTTAGGGCTCCTTTTCTACTTCTATGCGTCTTTCACGGTAGCGCAACGAATGGAGAGAAAGTACTCCTTTGCACCAGAAAACATTGAGATAACACAAGACAGCGCCTTATTAAACAAGGGAGCGCACCTGGCCGTGATCAAAGGCTGCACCGATTGCCACGGCACCAACCTGGCCGGGAAAGTGATGATGAACGATAAAGCCCTTGGGCGGTTGGTCTCTTCCAATCTCACCAAAGGCGAAGGTGGTTTGCCAGCCAATTACAGCACATCAGACTGGGTACGGGCCCTTCGCCACGGGGTAGGCCAAGATGGTCTTCCGCTGCTGTTCATGCCCTCGCACGAGACCACTTTACTCTCTGAACAGGACATGGCTGCCATTATTGCCTATTGCCAGAACCTGGCCCCGGTCAACAATCCTTTACCTGTCTCGGACCTGGGGCCGGTGACCAAAGTGATGACCTACTTTGACAAGATGCCACTGCTTTCAGTAGAGAAGATTGACCATACCAAACCTATGGTGGCCAACGTGGAGAACGTAGAAGGAGCTGCCTTTGGAAAATACCTGGCGGTCTCCTGCACTGGCTGCCACCACGCCAACCTGCAGGGCGGTGATCCGGTAGCGCCAGGTTTTCCGCCGGTGCCAAATATCACCCGCTCCGGTCATGTGGGTAACTGGACCATAGCCCAGTTCATCCAGACCCTGCGCACCGGTAAGACCCCTGAAGGAAAAGTGCTGAGCAACGACAACATGCCCTGGAAAATGACCGCTCAGTACACTGATAAAGAACTGGCCTCCATTTACGAATACTGCCAATCTATTCAATAG
- a CDS encoding dihydrofolate reductase family protein, translating to MRQVVLYIAMSLDGYIAKEDDNIDFLSLVKRPGEDYGYHAFQHTVDTLIWGRRTYDKVLSFGMPEFPHKDKKCYVLSKTKTGKDVNVEFYGGDLRDLISSLKQKPGKDIYFDGGSEVVAALLKDQLIDKLIISVIPHLLGSGIRLFKDGRPEQYLTFTKSISFASGLVQLWYDCRTSV from the coding sequence ATGCGACAAGTAGTTCTTTACATTGCGATGAGTTTGGATGGCTACATTGCCAAAGAAGACGACAACATTGATTTTCTGAGCCTGGTGAAAAGGCCCGGTGAGGACTACGGCTACCATGCGTTTCAGCACACAGTAGATACCTTAATCTGGGGCCGAAGAACGTATGACAAAGTACTGTCTTTTGGCATGCCTGAGTTTCCGCACAAAGACAAAAAGTGTTACGTGCTCTCCAAAACCAAAACCGGGAAAGACGTGAACGTGGAGTTTTACGGCGGAGACTTAAGAGACCTCATCTCATCTTTAAAACAGAAGCCCGGCAAAGACATTTACTTTGATGGCGGTAGTGAAGTAGTAGCGGCCTTGCTCAAAGACCAACTCATTGACAAGCTCATCATTTCAGTAATCCCCCACCTGTTGGGCAGCGGCATTCGGCTGTTCAAAGATGGTCGCCCTGAACAGTACCTTACCTTCACAAAGAGCATCTCGTTCGCCTCAGGATTGGTTCAGTTGTGGTACGACTGCCGTACCAGCGTTTAG
- a CDS encoding glycoside hydrolase family 140 protein: MRSILLPLLLVLSSICVYGQKTPLLKVSADKRYLETQTGKPFFWLGDTAWELLHRLNREEADLYLRDREGKGFTVIQTVVLAELDGLKTPNAYGHLPLLNQDPTQLNEKYFDHVDYVVNKAEKLGLYIGLLPTWGDKFNKAWGVGPEIFTPENARQFGEILAKRYAKQNNIIWILGGDRWPENEEDRQIIRAMAQGIRSVGTKHLITYHPSGAKKATDHFNEDWLDLDMFQSGHERLSHDFKFIRSSRAVTPTRPVINGEPRYEDHPDRFKPEEFGWMDASDVRSSAYWTMLSGAAGYTYGAHGIWQMYQANRSPISWARTSWQASLDLPGATHLMLLKKLFTAFPWQQLRNDQSLILNNNPEGEAHQVAAIGEQKDFLLAYTPMGKELKLDLSKLPANKLEAYWFNPRDGQCKKIGEFNRTDQPTFTPWSVGRGSDFVLILLPVNSPYKLPW; this comes from the coding sequence ATGAGAAGCATCCTGCTCCCTCTCCTTCTTGTTTTAAGCTCGATTTGTGTTTATGGCCAGAAAACGCCTCTGCTAAAAGTCAGCGCAGATAAGCGGTACCTGGAAACCCAAACCGGCAAGCCTTTCTTCTGGCTGGGAGACACCGCCTGGGAGTTACTTCATAGGTTAAACCGTGAAGAGGCAGACCTTTACCTCAGAGACAGAGAGGGCAAAGGTTTTACCGTCATCCAAACGGTGGTATTGGCAGAGCTGGATGGCTTGAAAACACCCAATGCCTACGGGCACCTTCCCTTACTTAACCAAGATCCCACGCAGCTGAATGAAAAGTATTTTGACCATGTAGATTACGTGGTGAACAAGGCCGAAAAGCTGGGGCTTTACATTGGCCTGTTACCCACTTGGGGAGATAAATTCAATAAAGCCTGGGGCGTGGGCCCTGAAATCTTCACCCCTGAAAACGCCAGACAGTTTGGAGAGATTTTAGCCAAACGATACGCGAAACAGAACAACATCATCTGGATATTAGGCGGCGACCGCTGGCCTGAAAACGAGGAAGACCGGCAGATCATCCGGGCCATGGCCCAGGGCATCAGGAGCGTTGGCACCAAACACCTCATTACCTATCACCCCAGCGGCGCAAAGAAAGCAACCGACCATTTTAATGAAGATTGGCTGGACTTAGACATGTTCCAGTCTGGGCATGAGCGGCTAAGCCATGATTTCAAGTTTATCAGAAGCAGCCGCGCCGTTACGCCAACCCGGCCCGTGATCAACGGTGAACCGCGCTATGAAGACCACCCCGACCGGTTCAAGCCCGAGGAGTTTGGCTGGATGGATGCCTCAGACGTTCGCTCCTCTGCGTATTGGACCATGCTCAGCGGAGCGGCGGGGTACACGTACGGTGCCCACGGCATCTGGCAGATGTACCAGGCCAACCGAAGTCCTATCAGTTGGGCCAGGACCAGCTGGCAAGCGTCTTTAGACCTTCCCGGCGCCACCCACCTCATGCTCCTGAAAAAGTTATTTACTGCTTTCCCGTGGCAGCAACTGCGCAACGACCAATCCCTGATTCTGAATAACAATCCCGAAGGGGAAGCCCACCAGGTGGCAGCTATTGGCGAACAAAAGGATTTCCTGCTGGCCTACACTCCCATGGGGAAAGAACTAAAACTGGACCTCTCCAAACTCCCGGCAAACAAACTGGAAGCTTACTGGTTTAACCCCAGAGATGGGCAGTGTAAGAAAATAGGAGAATTCAACCGCACCGATCAACCCACCTTTACTCCCTGGTCTGTAGGCAGAGGAAGTGACTTCGTTTTAATCCTTCTGCCTGTAAACTCGCCCTACAAACTCCCCTGGTAG
- a CDS encoding cupin domain-containing protein translates to MPLVSSLPRTLTNPLIKDKVTFLKTAAETDGAYTLVEVELAPGGGNGLHYHVDYIEIFEVVEGTLGIQCGKEDLHLQPGEVATAPAKTVHRFYNPSQQERVVFQTTIKPARHFEEMLRIAYGLANDGKTNQKGIPTSIWYLALLFEKGESYIPGIPLWLQRGIVKVLARIARYRGMDQHLHKYYLEQP, encoded by the coding sequence ATGCCTTTAGTATCCTCCCTGCCCAGAACCCTGACCAATCCGCTCATCAAGGATAAGGTCACTTTTCTGAAAACCGCTGCCGAAACGGACGGAGCTTACACCCTGGTAGAAGTAGAACTGGCACCTGGTGGCGGTAACGGCCTGCACTACCATGTAGATTACATAGAAATCTTTGAAGTGGTGGAGGGCACGCTAGGCATCCAATGCGGCAAAGAAGATTTGCACCTGCAACCCGGCGAAGTAGCCACTGCACCCGCTAAAACCGTGCACCGGTTCTACAACCCCAGCCAGCAAGAACGGGTTGTCTTCCAGACCACCATCAAGCCAGCTCGCCATTTTGAAGAAATGCTCCGGATCGCCTATGGCCTGGCGAATGATGGGAAAACTAACCAGAAAGGAATTCCCACCAGCATCTGGTACCTGGCCCTTCTGTTTGAAAAAGGCGAATCGTACATCCCCGGAATTCCTTTGTGGCTGCAACGTGGCATTGTGAAAGTTCTGGCCCGCATTGCCCGTTACAGAGGCATGGACCAGCACTTGCACAAGTATTACCTGGAGCAGCCTTAA
- a CDS encoding sensor histidine kinase, with protein sequence MNLSEVDLEYRIIIGVLAMVVLFTGFLISFITSQRKKLQYHKDLQALHQEQQQLLTQQNVLLEQRVKERTQELSEQKEALQASLAELHLAQAQLVQREKMAALGELTAGIAHEIQNPLNFINNFSEVSTEILDEILESTLKDLPPKQQKEAMANFEELKQNLVKISSHGKRADSIVKGMLQHSRTNKGQKEPTDLNILADEFFRLSYQGLRTKDKTFQATMQTSFDGSIGKINIVAQDLGRVLLNLFNNAFYSVAEKRKKHQNADFEPAVVLTTKKHGDKVEVTIRDNGMGIPAEILQKIFQPFYTTKPTGQGVGLGLSLSYDIIKAHGGELKVDTKVGEFAEFTVLLPVEVNQPKVLQTSD encoded by the coding sequence ATGAACCTATCGGAAGTAGACTTAGAGTATAGGATAATCATCGGGGTTTTGGCCATGGTAGTGCTGTTTACCGGCTTCCTGATCTCGTTCATTACCAGCCAGCGAAAGAAGCTGCAATACCATAAAGACTTGCAGGCCCTTCACCAGGAGCAGCAGCAACTGCTTACACAGCAAAATGTGTTGTTGGAACAACGGGTAAAAGAACGCACCCAGGAACTGTCTGAGCAGAAAGAAGCGCTACAGGCCTCACTTGCTGAATTACATTTGGCGCAGGCCCAGTTAGTGCAGCGGGAGAAAATGGCTGCTTTAGGAGAACTTACCGCCGGCATTGCCCACGAAATACAGAACCCCTTAAACTTCATAAATAACTTTTCTGAGGTAAGCACCGAGATTTTGGATGAAATTCTGGAAAGTACACTCAAAGACCTTCCGCCTAAGCAGCAAAAAGAGGCTATGGCCAACTTTGAAGAACTAAAGCAAAATCTGGTAAAAATCAGCAGTCATGGCAAACGAGCCGATTCCATAGTAAAAGGAATGTTGCAGCATTCGCGCACGAACAAAGGCCAGAAAGAACCTACTGACCTGAACATACTGGCCGACGAATTCTTCCGGCTTAGTTATCAAGGCTTGCGTACCAAAGACAAGACTTTCCAGGCAACCATGCAGACCAGTTTTGACGGGAGTATAGGCAAAATCAACATTGTGGCGCAGGACTTGGGAAGGGTGCTACTCAATTTATTCAACAATGCCTTTTATTCAGTAGCCGAGAAGAGAAAGAAGCACCAAAATGCAGATTTTGAACCTGCTGTTGTGCTGACTACAAAGAAACACGGCGATAAAGTAGAGGTCACCATCCGGGATAACGGAATGGGAATCCCTGCAGAAATTTTACAAAAGATCTTTCAGCCTTTTTATACCACTAAGCCTACGGGGCAGGGAGTGGGGTTGGGCTTATCATTGAGTTACGACATCATTAAAGCCCATGGCGGTGAACTCAAAGTAGACACCAAAGTAGGAGAGTTCGCCGAGTTTACCGTTCTTCTGCCAGTAGAGGTGAATCAGCCAAAGGTGTTACAAACCTCTGATTGA
- a CDS encoding glycoside hydrolase family 15 protein has translation MSYQPIENYGIIGDLNTVALVGLNGSIDFMCFPNFDSPSIFASLLDAEKGGSFMIEPLFKDQKTKQLYLPDTNVLLTRFLSLEGVGEITDFMPVEELYSGKELVRRVTTIRGEVKYRMKCRPRFNYGRSEHTVERVSENEVLFSCSDAGTIVLRLLSSVPLQVTGTDVVAEFTLGPAQTADFILEHVGQEHAKGADFEAFVTQSLYETVNYWKNWISQSTYTGRWRDMVNRSALVLKLLTSHKYGSIVAAPTFSLPESIGAGRNFDYRFTWIRDASFSMYALIRLGYTKEAGNFIHWVEDICEDIKGQDRLGIMYSLDGHRQLEEKELEHFEGYKQSSPVRIGNDAYGQLQLDIYGELMDSVYLSDKYGDPISYDFWKSLERHLDWLTQNWNQPDEGIWEVRGGRKNFLYSRLLCWVAFDRAIRIGTSRSFPLKEEWRTERDKIFNSIFTDFWDEEKQAFMQYPGAQTVDASTLLMPLVRFISPKDPRWLSTLKRIEEELVSDSLVYRYRPELAAPDGFVSHEGTFSMCSFWYVECLSRSGQVEKARFYFEKMMGYANHLGLYAEQLGFQGEHLGNFPQAFTHLGLISAAYNLDKQLNRSSK, from the coding sequence ATGAGTTATCAGCCTATTGAAAATTACGGAATCATTGGAGACCTGAACACCGTGGCCTTGGTGGGCCTGAACGGTTCCATTGATTTCATGTGTTTCCCCAACTTTGATTCACCCAGTATCTTCGCGTCTCTGCTGGATGCTGAGAAAGGCGGAAGTTTCATGATTGAGCCTCTTTTCAAAGACCAGAAAACAAAGCAGCTGTACTTGCCAGACACCAACGTGCTGCTGACCCGGTTTCTATCGCTGGAAGGGGTGGGGGAGATCACAGACTTTATGCCCGTAGAGGAACTGTACAGTGGCAAGGAGTTGGTGCGCCGGGTGACCACCATCAGGGGAGAAGTGAAGTACCGGATGAAGTGTAGGCCCCGGTTCAATTATGGCCGGAGTGAACATACAGTAGAGCGGGTGTCAGAGAATGAAGTGCTTTTCTCCTGCAGTGATGCCGGTACCATTGTTTTGCGACTGCTAAGCTCGGTGCCGTTGCAGGTGACCGGGACCGACGTAGTGGCGGAGTTTACCTTAGGGCCTGCGCAAACCGCCGATTTCATTCTGGAGCATGTAGGCCAGGAGCACGCCAAAGGAGCAGACTTTGAAGCCTTCGTGACGCAGAGTTTGTACGAGACCGTCAACTACTGGAAAAACTGGATAAGCCAGTCTACCTATACCGGGCGCTGGCGCGACATGGTCAACCGGTCGGCTTTGGTGTTGAAACTGTTGACATCCCATAAGTACGGTTCCATTGTGGCCGCGCCTACCTTCAGTTTACCCGAGAGCATCGGCGCAGGCCGAAACTTCGACTACCGCTTCACCTGGATCAGAGACGCCTCTTTCTCTATGTATGCCTTGATCAGGTTGGGGTACACCAAAGAAGCTGGCAACTTCATCCATTGGGTGGAAGATATTTGCGAGGACATCAAAGGCCAGGACCGTTTGGGTATCATGTATTCCCTGGATGGGCACCGGCAACTGGAGGAAAAAGAGCTGGAGCATTTTGAAGGGTACAAACAATCCTCGCCTGTTAGGATAGGGAACGATGCTTACGGGCAGTTGCAACTGGACATCTATGGCGAACTCATGGACTCTGTGTACCTCTCAGATAAATACGGCGACCCGATTTCCTATGATTTCTGGAAAAGCCTGGAGCGGCACCTGGATTGGCTTACCCAAAACTGGAACCAGCCCGATGAAGGTATCTGGGAAGTACGCGGTGGCCGGAAGAATTTCCTGTATTCGCGTTTGCTCTGCTGGGTGGCTTTTGACCGGGCCATCAGAATAGGCACCAGCCGGTCTTTCCCTTTGAAGGAAGAATGGCGCACCGAGCGCGACAAGATCTTCAACAGCATCTTCACTGATTTCTGGGATGAGGAAAAACAGGCCTTCATGCAATACCCCGGTGCCCAGACCGTAGACGCCTCAACGCTGCTCATGCCACTGGTTCGGTTTATCAGTCCCAAAGATCCCCGCTGGCTTTCCACCCTCAAGCGCATTGAAGAAGAACTGGTGTCAGACTCATTGGTGTACCGCTACCGGCCAGAGCTAGCCGCCCCCGATGGATTTGTGAGCCACGAGGGTACTTTCTCTATGTGTTCTTTCTGGTATGTAGAATGCCTGTCGCGATCAGGGCAGGTGGAGAAAGCAAGGTTCTACTTTGAGAAAATGATGGGTTATGCCAACCACCTGGGCTTGTATGCCGAACAGCTGGGGTTTCAGGGCGAGCATCTGGGTAATTTTCCGCAGGCTTTCACCCATCTGGGGTTAATCAGTGCCGCTTACAACCTGGACAAGCAGTTAAACAGAAGCTCAAAATAA
- a CDS encoding SDR family oxidoreductase — MAANATPQTVLVTGASSGIGQGIAIAFGQQGANVIINYHGDEESARETLKQVEEGGGKGFICKADVGKEEDVTRMFQEAIDTYGTVDVLVSNAGIQKDSSFAEMTLEQWNKVMTTNLTGYFLCAREAIKIFDKKPTPSPEDKAKGNIIFMSSVHDIIPWAGHVNYASSKGGILMLMKSLALEVAPKKIRVNGISPGAIATDINADVWQDEEKKKELMKLIPYKRIGLPEDIAKVAVWLASPESDYITGTTIYVDGGMTLYPGFVDNG; from the coding sequence ATGGCAGCAAATGCAACACCACAAACAGTTTTGGTAACAGGGGCCAGTTCGGGCATAGGGCAAGGAATTGCCATTGCCTTTGGGCAGCAGGGTGCCAACGTCATCATCAATTACCACGGCGATGAAGAAAGTGCCCGCGAGACCTTAAAACAAGTGGAAGAGGGCGGGGGAAAAGGCTTCATCTGCAAAGCCGATGTGGGCAAAGAAGAAGATGTGACCCGCATGTTCCAGGAAGCCATTGACACCTACGGCACCGTAGACGTGCTCGTGAGCAATGCGGGTATCCAGAAGGACAGTTCCTTCGCTGAGATGACGCTGGAGCAATGGAACAAGGTAATGACCACCAACCTCACCGGTTACTTCCTATGCGCCCGCGAGGCCATCAAAATCTTCGACAAGAAACCCACTCCTTCGCCCGAGGACAAGGCCAAAGGAAACATCATCTTCATGAGCTCCGTGCACGACATCATTCCCTGGGCCGGGCACGTGAACTATGCCTCTTCCAAAGGCGGTATTCTTATGCTCATGAAATCACTGGCCTTGGAAGTGGCCCCTAAAAAGATACGGGTAAACGGCATTTCCCCAGGCGCCATCGCCACGGACATCAACGCCGATGTATGGCAAGACGAGGAAAAGAAAAAGGAGCTCATGAAGCTGATCCCGTACAAGCGCATCGGTCTGCCTGAAGATATTGCCAAAGTAGCCGTGTGGCTGGCCTCCCCGGAAAGCGACTATATCACCGGTACCACCATCTACGTTGACGGCGGCATGACCCTCTACCCCGGCTTTGTGGATAACGGTTGA
- a CDS encoding M90 family metallopeptidase, which translates to MGMIAFIVFVVVICTIFIRWATRKSRRRKKVMAQEFPAEWRKILTDRVGFYHTLKTDDEKNRFEKMVQLFLSEKRITGIETVIDDTTKLLVASSAIIPIFGIQDWEYQNLGEVLVFPGSLQRFKDEDSEAVSEVLGRVNPFQNDHYVTLSKPALERGFNDMADRQNVGIHEFAHMLDQADGEIDGTPGAYLPDELVKPWEELRDRKIKEIKKGESDINPYGATNEAEFFAVSTEYFFEKPGQMAEKHPRLYAMLTRIFKQNPKRRFRLNFRELLNPYGKRLGRNEPCPCGSGQKYKNCCLPKKSAA; encoded by the coding sequence ATGGGAATGATAGCTTTTATCGTATTTGTGGTGGTGATTTGTACCATCTTTATCAGGTGGGCAACGCGTAAAAGCCGGCGGCGGAAGAAAGTCATGGCGCAGGAGTTCCCGGCGGAGTGGCGCAAGATCCTCACCGACCGCGTGGGCTTTTATCATACCTTGAAGACCGATGACGAAAAGAACCGCTTCGAGAAAATGGTGCAGCTGTTTCTGTCAGAAAAACGCATTACAGGCATTGAAACCGTCATAGATGACACCACCAAACTCTTGGTTGCGTCCAGTGCCATCATCCCCATATTTGGCATACAGGATTGGGAGTACCAGAACCTGGGCGAGGTGCTGGTGTTCCCAGGCAGTTTGCAGCGGTTCAAAGACGAAGACAGCGAAGCCGTCTCAGAGGTATTAGGCCGCGTAAACCCGTTCCAGAACGACCACTACGTAACGCTCTCCAAACCCGCTTTGGAACGTGGTTTCAATGACATGGCCGACCGCCAGAACGTGGGCATCCATGAGTTCGCACACATGCTGGACCAAGCCGATGGCGAGATTGACGGAACCCCCGGCGCCTATTTACCTGATGAGTTGGTAAAGCCTTGGGAAGAGCTGCGGGACCGCAAAATCAAGGAAATCAAAAAAGGAGAATCAGACATTAACCCGTACGGTGCCACCAACGAGGCAGAGTTCTTTGCCGTATCTACCGAGTACTTCTTTGAGAAACCGGGCCAAATGGCCGAGAAGCACCCACGGCTGTACGCCATGCTCACCCGCATTTTCAAGCAGAACCCTAAACGCCGTTTCAGGCTTAATTTCAGGGAACTGCTTAACCCCTACGGCAAGCGCCTGGGCCGCAACGAACCATGCCCTTGTGGTAGCGGACAGAAGTACAAGAACTGCTGTTTGCCCAAGAAATCTGCGGCTTAA
- a CDS encoding YciI family protein has protein sequence MKEFSLLFRMDITSEEAQPSPELLQTYLAQWSTWISKLSNQEVLAPGGNHFSREGKVLRSNNEITDGPYTAQQQSVAGYILVYAQDLEAASVLASECPILQGENTSVEVREIAVPGKL, from the coding sequence ATGAAAGAATTTTCCTTACTTTTCAGAATGGACATCACCTCAGAAGAGGCGCAGCCTTCCCCCGAGCTCCTGCAGACCTACCTGGCGCAATGGAGCACGTGGATCAGCAAACTATCAAACCAGGAGGTACTGGCACCCGGCGGAAACCATTTCTCCCGTGAAGGCAAGGTGCTTAGATCCAATAACGAAATAACTGATGGTCCTTATACGGCTCAGCAGCAGTCAGTGGCAGGTTACATTCTGGTGTACGCCCAGGACCTAGAAGCGGCTTCTGTTCTGGCAAGCGAATGCCCTATCTTACAAGGCGAAAACACCAGCGTAGAGGTGCGCGAAATTGCCGTACCCGGGAAACTGTAA
- a CDS encoding MATE family efflux transporter, with protein MSSKREYARLIWDAVKGIEQDYTRLSLKKSILLLATPMILEMLMESLFAVVDIFFVGRLGPAAIATVGLTESVLMIVYSVGMGISMAGTAMVARRVGEKKFKQAGTTTFQLLVTGAVLAVLMGSITFVFAEDILRLMGASSEVLSIGVDYARIIFAGNLAIILLFLINGAFRGAGQPHLAMRTLWFANGINIFLAPLLIFGLGPVEGLGLAGAAWATTISRSLGVGYQLYHLFNGKHLLKITKKNMVLRAKVVYRILKVSVGGMGQFLIDSASWIFLTRIIAEFGSNALAGYTISFRIIMFTLLPAWGLSSAAATLVGQNLGAGKPRRAEVSVWLTARYNMIFLAVATLAFFLFGEHLARFFTQEPEVIAIASEGLKIITLGYVFFGLGMVMVQAFNGAGDTRTPAFINILVLWVFEIPAAYLLAIYLGYEQTGIFVTIAFSHSLHALISWWLFRKGRWKTVKV; from the coding sequence ATGAGTTCAAAAAGAGAGTACGCAAGGCTTATTTGGGATGCCGTGAAAGGCATAGAGCAGGACTATACCCGCCTCAGCCTGAAGAAGTCTATTTTGCTGCTGGCCACACCCATGATCCTGGAAATGCTCATGGAGTCATTGTTTGCGGTGGTAGACATCTTTTTTGTGGGTCGGCTGGGACCAGCGGCCATTGCTACCGTGGGCCTTACCGAGTCTGTGCTCATGATTGTGTACTCGGTGGGCATGGGTATTAGCATGGCTGGTACCGCGATGGTGGCGCGCCGGGTGGGCGAAAAGAAGTTCAAGCAGGCAGGCACCACCACGTTCCAGCTTTTGGTCACCGGGGCTGTGCTGGCGGTGCTCATGGGCTCCATTACGTTTGTCTTCGCCGAGGATATTCTCCGGCTCATGGGTGCTTCTTCTGAGGTGCTTTCCATAGGCGTGGACTATGCGCGCATCATCTTCGCGGGGAACCTGGCCATTATCTTACTATTTCTCATCAACGGGGCGTTTAGAGGAGCCGGACAGCCGCACCTGGCCATGCGCACGCTGTGGTTCGCGAACGGGATCAACATCTTTCTGGCGCCCTTGCTCATTTTCGGACTGGGTCCGGTAGAAGGATTAGGATTGGCCGGAGCCGCCTGGGCCACTACCATCAGCCGAAGCTTAGGCGTAGGCTACCAGTTATACCACTTGTTCAACGGCAAGCACTTGCTCAAAATCACGAAGAAGAACATGGTGCTGCGCGCGAAAGTGGTGTACCGGATCTTGAAAGTGTCTGTAGGTGGTATGGGCCAGTTCCTGATTGATTCTGCCAGCTGGATTTTCCTGACCCGCATCATTGCTGAGTTCGGGAGCAATGCTTTGGCGGGGTATACCATTTCCTTCCGGATTATCATGTTCACGCTACTGCCGGCCTGGGGCTTGTCTTCGGCGGCAGCTACGTTGGTAGGGCAGAACCTGGGCGCAGGAAAACCTCGTCGGGCCGAAGTATCTGTGTGGCTTACGGCGCGGTACAACATGATTTTTCTGGCGGTAGCTACCTTGGCGTTTTTCCTGTTCGGGGAGCACCTGGCCCGCTTCTTCACCCAGGAACCCGAGGTTATTGCCATTGCCTCAGAGGGCCTTAAGATCATCACGCTGGGGTATGTGTTCTTCGGGTTGGGCATGGTCATGGTGCAGGCCTTCAACGGCGCCGGTGACACCAGAACTCCCGCTTTCATCAACATTCTGGTGCTTTGGGTTTTTGAAATACCGGCGGCGTACCTGCTGGCCATTTACCTGGGCTACGAGCAAACAGGCATCTTTGTAACCATTGCTTTCAGCCACTCTTTGCACGCGCTCATCAGTTGGTGGCTTTTCAGAAAAGGCCGTTGGAAAACGGTAAAGGTGTAA
- a CDS encoding endonuclease domain-containing protein — protein MPNKIIPYRPDLRDKAKHLRKNSTLAEVLLWEEIKNGKLGVQFHRQVPMLNYIVDFYSHELQLAIEVDGDSHDEKVVYDHQREQELKAYGVEFLRFQDLDVKRNIRYVVDKIFHWIEEYKSQR, from the coding sequence ATGCCCAACAAGATCATTCCATACCGCCCAGACCTCCGAGACAAGGCAAAGCACCTCCGCAAAAACAGCACGCTAGCGGAGGTGCTACTCTGGGAGGAGATCAAGAACGGCAAGTTAGGAGTCCAGTTTCACAGGCAAGTACCTATGCTCAACTACATTGTTGATTTCTACAGCCATGAATTGCAGCTAGCCATTGAAGTAGATGGCGATAGCCATGATGAAAAGGTGGTATATGACCATCAAAGAGAGCAGGAGTTAAAAGCCTATGGCGTGGAGTTCCTTAGGTTTCAGGATTTAGATGTCAAGAGAAACATCAGGTATGTGGTGGACAAAATATTCCACTGGATTGAAGAATATAAGAGTCAGCGATAA
- a CDS encoding NADPH-dependent F420 reductase yields MTSIGIIGAGKIGKAFAQHAAKAGYDTIISNSRGPESLQPVVEAIGHGIKAGTVTEAAAADIVFLAVPWNKLEEAVSGVPSWENHLVIDATNAVLPGFVPADLGGKPSSEVVASLLPGAKLVKAFNTLLAAVLTADPKEEGGSRVVFYSGNDEEAKKRVLDVINRIGFSGVDLGKLDEGGRLQQFPGGPLPALNLIKLK; encoded by the coding sequence ATGACAAGCATAGGAATCATAGGAGCCGGAAAAATAGGAAAAGCGTTTGCGCAGCACGCAGCCAAAGCGGGGTATGACACCATCATCAGCAATAGCCGTGGGCCTGAATCTTTGCAGCCGGTGGTGGAAGCCATTGGCCACGGCATCAAAGCCGGAACGGTAACCGAAGCCGCTGCTGCAGACATTGTGTTTCTGGCCGTGCCCTGGAACAAACTGGAAGAGGCCGTTTCTGGGGTGCCGAGTTGGGAGAACCATCTGGTGATAGACGCCACCAATGCGGTGTTGCCCGGCTTTGTGCCTGCAGACCTAGGTGGTAAGCCTTCCTCTGAAGTAGTAGCGTCTTTGTTGCCCGGGGCAAAATTAGTGAAAGCGTTCAATACGTTGCTGGCGGCAGTATTGACAGCTGACCCCAAAGAAGAAGGGGGTAGCCGCGTGGTCTTCTATTCCGGGAATGATGAGGAAGCGAAAAAGAGGGTGCTGGACGTGATCAACCGCATCGGGTTTTCGGGAGTAGACTTAGGCAAACTAGACGAGGGCGGACGCTTACAGCAATTCCCCGGCGGTCCGTTGCCTGCGCTTAATCTAATCAAATTGAAGTAG